In Leptolyngbya sp. O-77, the genomic window GCGATCGCCCGCCATGACTCTAGCAAAATCTAATCGCTGCCCCACGCATCGCGGATCAGGCCCATGCTAAAGTTTTGTTTAGTCAAGTCTGATCAGAGTTGGCCTTGCGTCTGGCCCATAGTCCTTACCCCCGATTCCTTCCATGTCTATCCTCGGCAATCCGCTCACGCTCATTACCTCCGGCAAGCCCTTCATCCGCGCCCTAGAAGAAGCTGGCACGCTGGGCATCTACGTGCCGCTGGAGGGCGGGCTAGAGGGGCGCTATCAGCGGCGGCTGCGGGGCGCAGGGTACAAAATTTTGAACATTACGGCGCGGGGGCTGGGCGACTTGTCCTCTTACCTGCTGGATGTTCACGGCGTGCGCCCGCCCCACTTGGGCAAAAAGAATTTAGGACGAGAAGGAGCGGTCGGCTATCGCTACTTTGTGCCGCCCGTGGCTACCTATGAGGCTGATGTCTTGCCCAAAGGCGCAAAGGGGCTGGTGATCTGGATGCTGGAGGGACACATCCTGTCGCGCTCCGAGCTGGAATTTTTGGTAACGCTGCCCCAGACTGATCCGCGCATCAAGGTGGTGCTGGAGATGGGGGGCGATCGCCAGTTTACCTGGAAGCCTTTGAAAGACATTCTGGCGGCCGCCTAGAAAAGTTTTTGATAGCTTAGTCTGGCTGCCATCGAGCCGCAAGATGTGGCTGATTTTGGAATCACCCAGGGCGATCGCCCCCAGATTTGGGGATCACATCGCCCTTGCTGACCTGAGAAGTTTGCTGCAAAAGGTTTTGATGCCCTTTGCAAACGGCATTTTTGGTGTACACTGAGGGCCAAGGTGGGTGATCCCCATCCGGGTGCATGGTCTACGCGCAAGCTCTGGGTTCATCGCCAGAGGGTGCTATCCTCGTTCTTCGCTTCCCTGCTGTCTGAGTCAGGGTAACCAATTTGTACACTCCCTTGCAGTCCTTAAGGGAGGGTCGCTGGTTCAAGTTAATCTGTGGAGCCAGCTTTCAGCACCTCCCTGCAATTCGGAATTTAACCCTGGCCTATGCGCTGGCGGGTGCCGACTGTGTTGATGTGGCGGCAGACCCGGCGGTGATTCATGCGGCAAAGGAAGGGCTGGCGGCAGCGGCAACCCTGGGGTGCGATCGCCTCCCCTGGCTGATGGTCAGCTTCAACGACGGCGAAGATCCCCACTTCCGCAAAGCGGTCTTCGACCCAGCTCGCTGCCCCACCGACTGTCCCCGCCCCTGCGAAGCCATTTGCCCTGCCCAGGCGATTACCTTCGATCGCCCCACTGAGGGATATTCTGGCGGCTACTCTGGCGTGATCGAGAGCCGCTGCTATGGCTGCGGGCGCTGTCTGCCGCTGTGCCCGATTCAGCAAATTACCACCCAGTCCACCACCATTACGCCGGAAATGATTCCATCTCTGCTGGCGCAGGTGGACGCGCTGGAAATCCATACGCAGGTCGGGCGGCTGGCGGAATTTCAGCAATTGTGGCGGGCGATCGCCCCCGTTGCCCACCAACTCAAGCTGGTGGCGATTAGCTGTCCCGACGGCGACGGGCTGATCGACTATCTGCGATCGCTTTACCAACACATTTCACCAGAGGATCATCCGCTGCCCTGTCCGGTGATCTGGCAAACCGACGGGCGGCCCATGAGCGGCGATATCGGAGCCGGAGCCACTCGCGCCACCGTCAAGCTGGGGCAAAAAGTGCTGGCGGCGGGGCTACCGGGCTATGTGCAGTTGGCCGGCGGCACCAACCATCACACCGTTCCGAAATTGCGGGCGCTGGGCTTGTTGTCTGAGGAATCGACCCTGGGCGATTCCCAAAGGGATCGCTCCGCACATCGCGCTGAGGCTCAGCGACAGCCCGCCGCTGCAACCTATATTGCAGGTGTGGCCTACGGCAGCTATGCCAGGGTGCTGCTTTCGCCCATTCTGGATCAACTGGATGCGATCGCGGCTCCTCGGCTTGCTGATGTTCCACCAGCTTGTCAAGAAGGCGACAATGTTCAGGCTTTTCCAGACTTTGCCCACACGGCCCACACGCCCCAGGGGGCTGATGGCTCTCTCGCGCATTTAGAACAGCATCCCGATTTACTCGCGCAGGCAGTTGCACGGGCGATCGCCCTGGTGTCGCAGCTCAAGCCCTCGCAGGTTGGCTCAGCGCTGACCCCAGCCGCCGACGGTCGATTGCTGGAAGCCGAATCAGCCGCCTCCCAGCAGCATACCTCGCGCCATTTGCCCGCTGTCGAGCCAGTCTTGCTAAAGCCTGGATGAATACCCGTTGCGTCCTGACCTTTACCCCAAGCGCCTCACCTTCACCGCTGCTCCCCTCACCCCCCGATACCCGGCCATGAACGTCAAACAGTTTCGACCCAACCCTTCTAAATTCATGAGCGCTCGTTTTAATGCAGCGTCAGGCTTGCGGCCGGCGCTTTTTCCACCGACGTTGTTCGTTATTTATTAGCAACCACCTATGACATTCAACGGGAACGATTCTGCCGAATATCGCCCCTCCGTTACCCCCGCTACGGCCAGTGCGGCTGCCAAGCCCGCCCAACCGCTGCAAATCACCGACGACCTGGATCAACTGCTGGCGATTTTGCCGGATACCATTCGCGATC contains:
- the ndhN gene encoding NAD(P)H-quinone oxidoreductase subunit N, which encodes MSILGNPLTLITSGKPFIRALEEAGTLGIYVPLEGGLEGRYQRRLRGAGYKILNITARGLGDLSSYLLDVHGVRPPHLGKKNLGREGAVGYRYFVPPVATYEADVLPKGAKGLVIWMLEGHILSRSELEFLVTLPQTDPRIKVVLEMGGDRQFTWKPLKDILAAA
- the ldpA gene encoding circadian clock protein LdpA; the protein is MQSLREGRWFKLICGASFQHLPAIRNLTLAYALAGADCVDVAADPAVIHAAKEGLAAAATLGCDRLPWLMVSFNDGEDPHFRKAVFDPARCPTDCPRPCEAICPAQAITFDRPTEGYSGGYSGVIESRCYGCGRCLPLCPIQQITTQSTTITPEMIPSLLAQVDALEIHTQVGRLAEFQQLWRAIAPVAHQLKLVAISCPDGDGLIDYLRSLYQHISPEDHPLPCPVIWQTDGRPMSGDIGAGATRATVKLGQKVLAAGLPGYVQLAGGTNHHTVPKLRALGLLSEESTLGDSQRDRSAHRAEAQRQPAAATYIAGVAYGSYARVLLSPILDQLDAIAAPRLADVPPACQEGDNVQAFPDFAHTAHTPQGADGSLAHLEQHPDLLAQAVARAIALVSQLKPSQVGSALTPAADGRLLEAESAASQQHTSRHLPAVEPVLLKPG